The following proteins come from a genomic window of Synechococcus sp. NB0720_010:
- the fabZ gene encoding 3-hydroxyacyl-ACP dehydratase FabZ — protein sequence MSSSATPSAPVLTSEQIQGLLPHRYPFALVDRVIEHEPGKRAVAIKNVTFNEPQFQGHFPGRPLMPGVLIVEAMAQVGGLIVTQMPDLPKGLFVFAGIDGVRFRRPVVPGDQLVMTCELLSLKRQRFGKVKAEATVDGQLVCSGELMFSLVD from the coding sequence TTGTCTTCATCCGCCACCCCTTCCGCCCCAGTTCTGACCAGCGAGCAGATCCAGGGGCTGCTGCCCCACCGCTATCCCTTCGCCCTGGTGGACCGGGTGATCGAGCATGAGCCGGGCAAGCGGGCGGTGGCGATCAAGAACGTCACCTTCAACGAGCCTCAGTTCCAGGGTCATTTCCCCGGTCGCCCGCTGATGCCAGGCGTGTTGATCGTCGAGGCCATGGCCCAAGTGGGGGGCTTGATCGTCACCCAGATGCCGGATCTCCCGAAGGGGTTGTTTGTCTTCGCAGGGATTGATGGCGTGCGCTTCCGCCGTCCGGTGGTGCCGGGTGATCAGTTGGTGATGACTTGCGAACTGCTGTCGCTCAAGCGACAACGGTTCGGGAAGGTCAAGGCGGAGGCCACGGTGGACGGACAGCTGGTCTGCTCCGGCGAATTGATGTTCTCCCTGGTCGACTGA
- the lpxC gene encoding UDP-3-O-acyl-N-acetylglucosamine deacetylase, translated as MTLWPSDYSQAWTLAQPVERSGVGLHSGVQARVRLEPAEQPGFYVGWLNAPERPHVRLQPSQVCETQLCTALQLGEQRLATVEHLLAALAGVGVTSALILVDGEEIPLLDGSAQPWVEALAEAGLRCLGPRPEAAPLAAPITLQQGQSFATALPSDRLRLGAAIEFPHPAIGRQLFNLELTPQAFVEEIAPARTFGFKDQVDQLRAAGLIQGGALDNALVCDGEGWLNPPLRFADEPVRHKLLDLLGDLALAGLPLAQVFAFRGSHGLHTALAAALVSSR; from the coding sequence GTGACCCTTTGGCCCAGCGATTACAGCCAAGCGTGGACCCTGGCTCAGCCCGTGGAGCGCTCCGGTGTGGGCCTCCACAGCGGTGTTCAAGCCAGGGTTCGTCTGGAGCCTGCGGAGCAGCCGGGTTTTTACGTGGGTTGGCTCAACGCCCCTGAGCGTCCCCACGTCCGATTGCAGCCCTCCCAGGTCTGCGAAACCCAGCTCTGCACCGCCCTGCAGCTGGGTGAGCAGCGTCTCGCCACCGTGGAGCATCTGCTGGCTGCCCTGGCCGGTGTCGGGGTGACCTCGGCGCTGATCCTGGTGGATGGCGAGGAGATCCCCCTGCTGGATGGCTCGGCCCAGCCCTGGGTTGAGGCCTTGGCAGAGGCCGGCCTGCGCTGCCTCGGTCCCCGTCCTGAGGCTGCACCTCTGGCCGCACCGATCACCCTGCAGCAGGGCCAAAGTTTTGCCACGGCGCTCCCGAGTGATCGCCTGCGCTTGGGGGCAGCCATCGAGTTCCCCCATCCCGCCATTGGCCGTCAGCTGTTCAACCTCGAACTCACCCCCCAGGCCTTCGTCGAGGAGATCGCCCCGGCCCGCACCTTCGGCTTCAAAGACCAGGTGGATCAGCTGCGGGCTGCGGGCTTGATTCAGGGCGGTGCATTGGATAACGCCCTGGTGTGCGACGGGGAGGGTTGGCTGAATCCCCCGCTGCGCTTTGCCGACGAGCCCGTGCGCCATAAGCTGCTTGACCTATTGGGCGATCTCGCCTTAGCGGGACTGCCTTTGGCCCAAGTGTTTGCCTTCCGTGGCTCCCACGGACTGCACACCGCCTTGGCCGCCGCTCTGGTTTCTTCTCGCTGA
- the lpxB gene encoding lipid-A-disaccharide synthase gives MRRLLISTGEVSGDLQGGLLVKALREEAQARGLELELFALGGERMAQAGATLLANTMAMGAIGLWEALPLVLPTLQVQRRVNAWLRQSPPDGLVLIDYMGANVNLGLKVKRLLPKIPILYYIAPQEWAFRVGEGGTTRLIGFTDRILAIFPEEARFYGSRGADVTWVGHPLIDTLTQLPSREAARTQLGLKPDQRLLLLLPASRQQELRYLLPDLAQAAAELQRRCPGLQVVVPAGQASFEPVLKEVLTQAGVQARVIPAAEADALRPVLCAAADLAINKSGTVNLELALRGVPQVVAYRVSRPTAWVAKQILRFKVDHISPVNLVVGERLVPELLQDDLTPESVVEAALPLLEDPSARERVAQGYRRLRELLGEQGVTRRAAAAILDALPGGSAA, from the coding sequence ATGAGGCGACTGCTGATTAGCACCGGCGAAGTATCCGGTGATCTGCAGGGCGGCCTGTTGGTCAAGGCCCTGCGGGAGGAAGCCCAGGCCCGTGGTCTTGAGCTGGAGCTCTTCGCCCTCGGCGGTGAGCGCATGGCCCAGGCCGGTGCAACGCTCCTTGCGAACACGATGGCGATGGGCGCCATTGGCCTCTGGGAGGCTCTCCCCTTGGTCTTGCCCACCCTGCAGGTGCAGCGCCGGGTCAATGCCTGGTTGCGTCAGTCCCCCCCCGACGGCTTGGTGCTGATCGATTACATGGGGGCCAATGTCAACTTGGGCCTCAAGGTCAAGCGGCTGCTGCCGAAGATCCCGATCCTCTATTACATCGCTCCCCAGGAGTGGGCCTTTCGCGTTGGCGAGGGGGGGACGACCCGGCTGATCGGCTTCACCGATCGGATCCTGGCGATCTTTCCAGAGGAGGCCCGCTTCTACGGCTCCCGCGGGGCCGATGTCACTTGGGTGGGGCACCCCCTGATCGACACCTTGACCCAGCTGCCCAGTCGTGAGGCGGCCCGCACTCAGTTGGGCTTGAAGCCGGATCAACGCCTGTTGCTGCTGCTCCCTGCCTCGCGCCAGCAGGAGTTGCGCTACCTGCTGCCGGACTTAGCCCAGGCGGCCGCTGAGTTGCAGCGGCGCTGCCCGGGGCTGCAGGTGGTGGTGCCGGCGGGTCAGGCCAGTTTTGAGCCGGTCCTGAAGGAGGTCTTGACCCAGGCTGGAGTGCAGGCCCGCGTGATTCCGGCGGCGGAAGCCGATGCCCTGCGTCCGGTCCTCTGTGCGGCAGCGGATCTCGCCATCAATAAATCCGGCACCGTCAACTTGGAGTTGGCCCTGCGGGGGGTGCCCCAGGTGGTGGCCTACCGGGTCAGCCGACCAACGGCTTGGGTGGCCAAGCAGATCCTGCGCTTCAAGGTCGATCACATCTCACCGGTCAATCTGGTGGTGGGTGAGCGCCTGGTCCCGGAGCTTCTGCAGGACGACCTCACCCCCGAGTCTGTGGTGGAAGCAGCCCTGCCGCTGCTGGAGGATCCGTCCGCCCGGGAGCGGGTTGCGCAGGGCTATCGCCGCTTGCGTGAGCTCCTTGGGGAACAGGGCGTCACCCGTCGGGCGGCCGCGGCGATCCTGGATGCCCTGCCAGGGGGGAGTGCGGCATGA
- the lpxA gene encoding acyl-ACP--UDP-N-acetylglucosamine O-acyltransferase, whose protein sequence is MTQAVMNGDSTRIHPTAVVDPKAQIDAGVEIGPYAVVGPEVSIGSGTRIGPHVVLDGRVSIGKGNRIFPGASIGAEPQDLKYNGAPTEVVIGDDNAIRECVTINRATHEGEQTRIGDGNLLMAYSHLGHNCDLGNRIVIANGVAVAGHVVIGDRAVIGGVLGIHQFVHIGTMAMVGGMSRIDRDVPPFAIVEGHPGRLRGLNRIGLKRSGLSELDGGAQTKQLQQVWAQLYRGDVVLAEAIKGVREQSLFPPAETLVSFLEASIGPGRRGPLPAGRS, encoded by the coding sequence ATGACTCAGGCCGTTATGAACGGGGACAGCACCCGAATCCATCCCACCGCCGTGGTGGATCCCAAGGCCCAGATCGATGCGGGCGTTGAGATCGGCCCCTATGCCGTGGTCGGTCCCGAGGTGTCGATCGGCTCAGGAACGCGCATTGGCCCCCATGTGGTGCTCGACGGTCGCGTCAGCATCGGCAAGGGCAACCGCATCTTCCCGGGGGCCTCGATTGGCGCTGAGCCCCAGGACCTCAAATACAACGGTGCACCCACCGAGGTCGTGATTGGCGATGACAACGCCATCCGCGAATGCGTGACCATCAACCGTGCCACCCATGAGGGAGAGCAGACCCGCATCGGTGATGGCAATTTGCTGATGGCTTACAGCCACCTGGGTCACAACTGCGACCTGGGGAATCGCATCGTGATCGCCAACGGCGTCGCCGTGGCCGGCCATGTGGTGATCGGTGACCGCGCCGTGATTGGAGGCGTGCTGGGCATCCATCAGTTCGTCCACATCGGCACGATGGCGATGGTGGGTGGGATGAGCCGGATCGACCGCGATGTTCCGCCCTTCGCGATCGTTGAGGGCCACCCCGGTCGCCTGCGGGGCTTGAACCGGATTGGCTTGAAGCGCAGTGGTCTGAGCGAGCTGGATGGCGGCGCACAAACCAAGCAACTGCAGCAGGTCTGGGCCCAGCTCTATCGCGGTGATGTGGTGCTGGCTGAGGCGATCAAGGGCGTGCGTGAGCAGAGCCTGTTTCCCCCCGCCGAAACCCTGGTGAGCTTCCTGGAGGCCTCGATTGGCCCCGGTCGCCGAGGTCCCCTGCCCGCCGGGCGTTCATGA